The nucleotide window gcctttttcccgtctcgccgctacgcatatgggtctttttccgcactcctgctccccacggttagtccctttggacgtccgtgacaagaaggcctcgatgcaggagaggatagcactcagctctgtactctctcttccctcctcatcaactacactttccatgacagacttggagcctaccactttcctgaaaaagaagcgagtacacttctcattttcttccaagaactgacctctgcttcttaacagcctccctcgactactttcttcgactatgctccggatgtccttttttaaaagggtgatatcctcaagCACattgaagccactgtgcagcatcgtgtagagacgctgcagctgcctctgtttcctggctagcactcctctccgtctggcagcagccttccttccctcagccatgaaaaaggcctttgtcctcaccttcacctcctcccaccactcccctactgacccgtacagacactgcaaggacagccactgtgatagtttctccttgtagcgggatactaccccctcgttctctagcagctttgtgttgagtttccagaggcctgggccaaagacagtcctgccttggagttccactctacaccctaaagcctgatgatctgagaagaagacaggctgaagagtgaccccaacaactttcactctctctgagacaaagcaatagtctcATAGGGAAGAAAGTTCTCCCttaccactcttttcttttgtccttcgGAAGGTGGATCGACCCTGCATCTCTTCTCCCgctttctctttcccttcttgctgggagttattagggcccttcctccggtcagccattttgtccgtcgtcctggcggccatcttgtggcactggtgcggctgggggtgtggcctcggcagtttcggttctctgcgggggaggtgtgggttctttgttctcacctctctcccttgagaccggtttctgccggccggcttccaccacctgcgcaaacgaaggtttgcttaccttgcattggtgaaggaggtgtccctcggcgCCGCATCCGTCGCACTTTATGGCTGCCTGGCAGttttttgccaggtgcccctctttgttacagtggccggactgtctgcacttcttgcagaaatccggcatcctggggtagtaaaggtaccccctgtcggctccgatgttgaagcgggccggggggtgctggaaaccgtcgACGCCCTCTAGGTCCTctttcaggaggactcggtactggcgtttgccgtaccagacgccGCAACTGTCCCTGATCTCCGTCGGTTTGCCCACCACAGTTACATACCTCTCTAGGTACGCTGTTACCAGTTCCATTGGTACGTAGGGGTTGTATGTGAGGACTGTgatggtcctctggtttgtcttcctcataggctccggcctgaaatcagagaaacgGGGGTGCTTACCTCTGATCATTTTCGTTGCCTTTTCATATGAGGCGACCGTggccatgtaggcctccatgtatctctctgccttgttgtcttgcaggcagtagagatctccggccaccaactgcaGGATCCCTCTCAGGAAGGTAATGAAAAAGGATTTGGGGCCCCCCTACCCCAAGGCCCAGGAGCAACTGGAGGTCCCCGAAACtcctggagaaagggaagaaaaaagccttcccgaagcggtggcggagagtatcctcgaggaagacgaggattactttgaagccgccctggagccgggactgatggtagggctggacctgtccagcatgtttacatttcagtccccagcgagacctggagggagcccagcatatttcccccaggacccgaacgagaggagttacatctaggctaaacagtgcccagatgtagactcccaagttttccactgtaagcacaaagagaggaggttcaactttcacttgtttaatcatgattgtgaaacttacctttctaacaactaacgtgagagggctaagagacccggtgaaaagacggggagtctttcatgatctggcctcaaagtctttctcagtttgtttcttacaggaggtccacctgaaggatgaaagcgacaagctgacattctccagggaatggacgaagggagaatcatgctggagcgtaggaggggtccactcttccggagtgggaatcctcctcggaaacccagaaatgacgctggtttcctccttctcggtggtgcagggccggatcctggtcgcagacatcgactggagggggcagaagttgagagcaattaacgtctatgctccgacggaaccctctatccggaaggaagtgtttgctgacctggccagctgctgcaccaccaacagacaggtggtgcttggcggggacttcaacgtcgaccgggagaaggggagcgatgctagctcggcagagctggagtcgctactcaagcagttctccctggtaGACGGTTTCAGACGGTGCCGCCCTAACGACGCCAGAACGACAtggaaaaactcccggggagtgtgcagccgcctggactacatctttctgcacacgacctgctccctggagtcggcgacggtgtccccggaGTGGTATTCCAGCCACGAGCGCTTGACGGTGATGGCTAACACCAACCTGCCGGCATTCagtcgtgggtactggaagctgaaccgggagatactggaggaagacgacttcaaGGCACTGTTCCGTAAAGACTACGCAAGCTGGGTCGATCTGAGAAACGGCTACAGCTCcatggtggaatggtgggagtcggtgaaggacaggacccgaaccctggcgcagatgtactgcagacggaaggcggccagggaaaggaaggaagctgcacgactccagaggcaactcgaggaggagtacagctcggctaacgggggaggagccttcaattcagcccgggcacgggacctgaaggagaggctccgcaaactcaatcaggtccgaggagcccagaaaaagagggtgatccacgGCCTGAGACgaggagatggagaggaagtgctggacgagagcgacaaggtagaagcggccaccgctttctacacggagctcttttcagaaaagcagacggaggtggaggcaggcgatgcttttctggaggagctgaaggcacgagtaccggaggaggtgagggaggacttggagggtccgatcgcggccgaggagctgaaggcggcgctcttgtccatggagaatggcaaggtgccggggccggacggactcccAAAGGAactctacacctgcttctgggacaccctggcggcagatctggtggaagtggcgcaggagatcttccgccgggggagacaccatgagggagggcatCATCTACCTGCTCTTCAAGAGCCCTTAGCAGAGACGGTGAGACGGGACCCTGTCATcgacggcctggagatacctggaggcgcgggggaaaccctgaagatctcccagttCGCCGACGACAtgacgctgttcctgaggtcggacagggggttgaggagggccctgcaggtcatggagcaatactccagagcctcggggtcgaagctcaaccgccgaaagagcaaactgaagttcttcgtgccctggaagcacaggacgacggcgccggagggtctcgagctctgcacggagcccctcaaaatactgggggtttccttccagagccaggacaacgagaccaacaactggaccgagaggatcgccaaggtgaacgcgaagctgggtctgtggaaaacgcggtagctgtcctacacagggaaagtgatggtgttgaaagcagacatcctgccggctttggtttacctggcggtggtgtacccgctgccggccagactcagacgagcgctgcaagggatgatcttcggcttTGTCTGGGGCGGCAAgtacgagtacatcacgagaaaccggatgtgtcagctggtcgaggaagggggtcgagatgtcccacatttccccctgaaactcgactgcatcttctactgcaacctctgtcgggcgctgcgggagcccatcggacctcaggaggaggacgaaGCGCCTAGTCGCCAAATGGGGCTTCCCCACGGCgagggagcgctggaaaggaCTTTGGGCCCTATACAGGGATTAAAGGACAATAGCGAGTGGtaggtttggagggactctcttaATTGCGCAAATCCTCCCCCCCTTGcaaagattgataacggacaatcaatctccgttacgccgttgttttttattacatggagtgctaatatgtgtgagatgttccttttgagatgttttttttgcggaataaagtatattttgtagaacaaaaaaaatcttatgacatggtttacaagttatctgttgaactacattctaataggtgtggtcacagtccaggtcatttgtttacgtttttgtttctgcagcaactgttagatgaaatgtgctaatatgtaacctaactccagtgtgaataactagaagaggggagcagctccattccagaccaagggagctttgagattggctgggccagatctctcatttgcatatctgatttggaaatacAACACTAAACccccttcttgcatggatttaacttgcacccaagagtcccctactgtgtattgctacttatttttttatgataagtggtgattaccagttgacaggttttatttgttgaattataaatggttttgtattatcatcctgaatggcctgtactcaaggtttggtagggaatgtgttttcatttcatttaccaactggaatttttgctcttttagtatttgtctagaaggctttcagaagtcaggaagcccatttatttggtgaaaaaagattctgtattaatattaatatttctcatacaacataaatagggtcttttatgaataaaaagatcttgcacttggaaatcttgataaagctgtgtgcttccatacactcgagcagttttgattcctaatatttgaccttaggtgtgggaacgggtcttttttgcaatttgatttccaattgatcagcacagtatagaaaatagacccataaagcaacctcagcagtgacaaatgtcaCTGGGTCACTTGGGTTTATACGTCAGGGTCCGGTAGTGAAGCTCCTCTCCTGTTTAGCCTCCGAAGCCGTACAGGGTGCGGCCCTGGCGCTTCAGCGCGTACACCACGTCCATGGCGGTGACGGTCTTCCTCTTGGCATGCTCGGTGTAGGTGACGGCGTCGCGGATGAcgttctccaggaacaccttcagcaccccGTGGGTCTCCTCGTAGTTCAGCCCGGAGATCCGCTTCACTCCCCCACAGCGAGCCAGGCGGCGGATTGCGGGCTTGGTGATTCCCTGGATGTTGTCACGGAGAACCTTATGGTGACGCTTAGCGCCTCCTTTCCCGGGTCCCTTTCCGCATTTGCCTCTTCCAGACATCTTCTAGTTATCAGCTGTGAAcacgacacacactgctcatctttgatgtataatagacatctttctttgatgtctattatacatcaaagaaagatttttataggtgtagaaactagtaaataaagccaatgatttgttttagaaatgtattcttaaaatatacaattattcacaccttaacaatatgtagttcaaattatacattatatacaatattgtattcaaatgtctaatcattataaaaaacacaactagtaaacttcagttacaaattctagtaacatggcaatatatatatatattaatgacaaacacaaactaattacatgaacacgctaatatttaactcaaaaccacatttcgattcaaatataaatttttaaaatttacaacttctttatttatttgaaaatattattaatgtagcacaaacgctactttctaataaagacagaaagaaactgtttgttttgtgtctactggtgatcctcctctcgatactaatgaaatgtttaatatgatccctcgagacaaaaaaggaatcaatttccgcctggaatgattgatgccccatcaaacattttgtaatatccctggaagtttatacagtagaatcctggttcgtggcttaaattcaaggtaaatgagactaaggaaacgagttggaaacttgatgtcgaagtgggatttaaatcacccatttcacattttacttcattgggcagtatgtgcctgaaagcaatgccacagcatCCCtttgatagctcagttggtagagcggaggactgtagtggagtcaacagggaatccttaggttgctggtttgattccggctcgaaggagggtgctttttgtgtaatttaatcaaagagttaaaaacgttttattcagacattgatcaaaagctcaataatcgACTAAGCAAaggctcctgttccgaattcagcccacgtctgattgtcttgttttggccaagatctgatctttgaattaagggactagactgtctgctttgtaattcaaaaatacatacaaatgtcaagttttttgtagatataaaggtgttctctgttttcaaaggatagttacttcattggcataatgatttggtattgattttgtatcgttgtattataaagtttgtgctttctgtgtttttatcgtattgtgaacttattttttaaacaaatgcttacaaaggcaaacacggcacacatctgtttataccagcggtgaattgtacatttttattaagtacaagctactgtgcacttctgggagtataacaggttcgatataaagtggcaaaaatataaaaggggaaaataccccagactgcatgTAAAGCCCTtgttgtgactgttttagataaaatggCGTACtatgcacgaaatgttgcagaaacacaatctgatattttgatacaGGTAGGCCAGCGCTTCCAAAGCATGCAAGTGTAGAACAggacttaatgcatttttagaatgcagattgcagattagaatggcatatgtttagcaataatattatttatggtacctgaaagtttcaggttgttgcacaaagctaaggtatgcgtatacgtgatctgacaactggaatcaatttcctgtcgttaaactctgtttatttttaagttgaggcccaggatccaaatcttcagttctgattttttaaagtgacatctttccttcctgtcgtggaagtcacacgatgtgagcaattgttttttttacgttgcgatccaaagagcctcagatgcacagtctaacagtaaccaaaccagaatggattctgctgggagccgggctgagctcattctcactccctttgctgaaaacagaattatttcttccccgaacatcgtctacagatcacttgtgcgcttttaaccttctcgcagctacgggcgagactgacgctcatgatatgaaggcacccgctggaacacattctctaactctcacaatcgcgacagacttcgcttttttaaaaaaaagttgatatagccctgaaaaaagcattagctttatcagtttttacattaatctattttgaatcaaagtttgatttttttattgcattttacattataataataataattatcatcatcatcattattgcttacacttatatagcgctgttctggatactccactcaatgcgctttacaggtaatggggactcccctccaccaccaccattctcctgaatgagcacagagattcaggacctcggttttacgtctcagctgaaggacggcacctgattacagtttagtgtccccgtcattgtaCTGAGGTATCAGGACCcgcatggactgcagggtgagcgcccagcgacagaaaccagacgtgtGTTGGGCTCGGCtgtgagcaggacaatgacgtcacagggacaaagtagaggaaatcaaaacggttctataaaagacctgtgtcagctgttggtttgcagtctggactctaaatcctctgatctgattttaaatctctctaatacctgagcggcttcttccgagtatttattcgtatacttattagtagtatgaaggatgtgacaaatttatgatttcttggaacaaaatggtttttatttgcattcgaaatgaagcggaattttagcgcgacacacaaaccctttgtcttttttagatagtaatttttaaacagacataaatgtagaaaacgtgttttattttagcactacaatagcagggtcagtggcgtAATGAATAACACGTCAGGACTTCCATCAgaaaattatactgtaggttggactgccgtctggcttgtttcgtttataccacttacattcttttatataaatgaactccacctgaaagctatagaacaCACTTTaggtaagttgtctgcagcctcatgcgaatttcgacaacttacccaaaacactgtactgtctggagttcagctccagctctgaactcaattgcaatgaaaaaccatgcgtaacaaaactggagaacagctgaacttgtgctcagttcggtgatgagggttcagaactgtccttgttgtaattagcacgaactgcacaggctctgaatcagaccatgtcaatcagtctgatcagtgtaggacacgttaatgtagaattattaataggcttattagttagttagttcaggtttacccacctgaactaatgtagaattattacttggtctgtctcttgtttgtatataaatgaatgtctctgacaacttaatgttagttttacgatgtaggtcaggcgttgacatatgcacgagtatacgaaatgtctcactcctgattcaactcatgttctataggagattggcgattcctcctgtttctcgtacaaccatatcagaacagaagaccgtgtcacccagctgtgattcaagatcgactcgcatctttatcccttttttgttcgtgatcattattttctttagttataatcaatattgaactttttcgaaatgaaatgacaataatcaaacatgcaggcagatttttgaaaagtattcggaattgacagggtccccctttggaacagtcgtcagaaaatgtgagaaaatgaaagttatgtaagctctcacacaaagcattgaagattggaatctgagtgtaaaaaagctacccgtctcccaatgataggcagggatacacaccatgactcgaatagactcagcgaactttaacacctatgatattacgagtgctttgcacgtgtcgaatttcaagaaggaactactacaacagttgtggatATAATTCAttaccaccggcaaagtccaataccggcaacttctgagaaaataatgttcactcatggaatttggtctttgaacggctggcgggaaaattcatttatactcctgttgcaccctcagctgaaacatgttaaaataacaacgcagatttgttggagaacctgacaagaattattgggttagcactgtatgtattctggtatatttactttaattttaatataaatgtaaacatgcatgctt belongs to Lepisosteus oculatus isolate fLepOcu1 chromosome 14, fLepOcu1.hap2, whole genome shotgun sequence and includes:
- the LOC138242710 gene encoding histone H4-like — translated: MSGRGKCGKGPGKGGAKRHHKVLRDNIQGITKPAIRRLARCGGVKRISGLNYEETHGVLKVFLENVIRDAVTYTEHAKRKTVTAMDVVYALKRQGRTLYGFGG